In the genome of Channa argus isolate prfri chromosome 8, Channa argus male v1.0, whole genome shotgun sequence, the window TGTAATCAATGGAGAGACTTCTACAGTTTATAGGAAACTCTGGAACTATTTGTGCAGGAAGTTTAGTGGGAACAGGTTGAAATATGTCACTTGGATTTATGTAGtctgtggaaaaataaacagaacacacagatgaaatataattaacttaggtccaaacatttttattttaatagatgtTAAGTTTGTTTGTACATACCAACAGTGATGCTTGTGGTGAGGCTTAAAGAACAACTTCCTGATGTGAAGGTTGTAGTCAAATCTGAGCAATAGTCATTGTTACCAAGTTTGATACAGAGTGTTTTATCATCACTGGTGCATCTCTCAGATGAAACATGATATGATGATGAAAGTGAAAAGCTGATGTCCCGGTCACTTTGGTAACAAACATATCCAGgtctgcagttgttaacttGAATGTCTCCTGTacctaaaatacacaaatatttttttaataaatataaatacttgtTTCTTAAATTGAGATACACTAACTTGCATTACATTCAAAGGAACTAATTGTACTCACTCATTGCATTTGTCCTAGTTTTGTTTTCGGTTTTTTGACAGGGTGTTTCTCTGCCATTACTTTCAATAAAGGCCACATTATGCTCATATTCAGTACAGGGCTTCAGGTGTTTGAGCTCATGTGATGCTTGATAGGCAATGTAAACAACTGAACTTCTGATCTCTCGTTGTCCTTCTTCAGTTATGTTTATGATGTAGGTACCATTGGTAGAGCCTGTTATGTTAATCCAGAAGCCAAACTTGATGGGTGTGACAGTGTAAGAACCTGCAGACAAAAttaacagacaaataaaatatctaaGTTAATATGAACCAACTGatgatattttttaatcttagacattttgtttatgttgaagTTAACATAtttcataacaataaaacaattctcACTACAAAAACATTCATCAATGAAGTGTTatactgcaaaatgttttacactgatACTTACACTGTGTAGAATGTGGAGGGGTTATAGATGTCACTGGGTGATTagaaagaataataaataaatatttattattttaaaacttgtgaaaaataaaactgtactcTGTACCTGCCACATCTGAACTGAAGCAGTGATTGGTTGTTGTCTATCTCACACAGAATCTCATGAATAACACAGTATTATCTCAGTCTTATGTAATAAGAAAATGTTCCTACCTTCGTAGTAGTAGTTACTGTGgtgttggggtgtgtgtgtggaagtgaGGTTGGGCTTTGAGTGGTGCTTGGTGTTTTGATGCTGGTTGTGGGTGAGGTGTCTTTTGAGGTGTGTAAAGGATGAAGTGGCTGCAGGATGGAGAACATGATGGAGGTTATCTTCATGTAGAAATACTTTATACCAACAGTCTGACCTGATATGGTGCTTTTATACCAGTTCAGGATTTTATCATGTTCCATGTTCTGCTAATCTGGCAGATAAACTGAGACTGGATACTTTACCAGACATGGCAtctgaatgttttgtttgtttagctgAATTTGTGGTGAGGGTTGATGATGGGGGTTCAGGTGTTAGGGTGGTTGTTTGAGTGTCTGAAGACACAGGAGAAGTTGTTGCCGTGGTGCTTGGAAGCAAGGTGGTTACAGATTTGTTGGTTACTAAAGGTGAAGTGGAGCTTGTTGTGGTGAGTGGAAGAGAAGTGGGTGAATCTGTGTTCAATTGAAAAAATAGTCaggacaaatgaaacatcacatTGTTTGTTTCTACATCATTACAAAGTTCAACATGAAGCACTTTTCCCCCAAGAATGATGAGAACATTAATCCATCAGTGAATAACATCAGCTGTGCTACAGTTGTTCACTATactcacacacaatcacaggaATAACACAGTATTATCTCATTcctataaaagaaaagagaaaattccAACCTTTGGTGGTAAAAGTCACTGTGGTGTTGAGCTGTGTGGTTGCAGGCGAGTGTGAGATTTTAGTGGTGTTTGTCTTAAGGTCTGTTTTGGTGGTGGATGTGGGTGAGGTCTCATTTGAGGTGGGTGCAGGAGATAAAGTGGCTGCAGGATGGAGAACATGATGGAGGTTATCTTCATGTAGAAATACTTTACTATCAACATTCTGAGATGATATGGTGCTTTTATAACAGTTCAGGATTTAAtctttgtttgactttgtttgaaataataattctgaGTACTCCATACTGAGTTAGGAGTTTACCAtaagcacattttaaagtaCTGTACACTGTTATTTTAGTTgtgtaaactaaattgtaagtgTACTACACTTATTAAGCATTTGTAAGTAGAAACACAATTCTTATTTCGGTttacttaatttgttttttagacaATCAGTTTGCATGGTTCTATAAGTAAAGTCAACTCATCAgtatttacagtgcagtttatcATGTTACATGTTCTAATGACCTGGCAGATAAACTGAGACTGGATACTTTACCAGACATGGCATCtgaatgttttgtctgtttagtTGAATCTGTGGTGAGAGTTGATGATGGGGGTTCAGGTTTTTGGGTGGTTGTTTGAGTGTCTGAAGACACGGCAGATGTTACTGCCGTGGTGCGTGGAAGGAAGGTGGTTACAGATTTGTTGGTTACTAAAGGTGAAGTGGAGCTTGTTGTGGTGAGTTGAAGAGAAGTGGGTGAATCTGTGTTcaattgaaaaaatattcaggacaaatgaaacatcacatTGTTTGTTTCTACATCATACAAAGTGCGACGTGAAGCACTTCCCCCAAGAACTATGAGAACATGAATCCATCAGTGAATAAAGTTGTTGTCTATACTCACACAGAATCACAGGAATAACACAGTTTTGTCTCAATCCTATATAATAAATACGAAAATTCCAACCTTTTGTGGTTATATTCCCTGATGTGTTGAGCTGTATGGTTGCAGGCGAGGGTGAGATTTTTGTGGTGCTTGTCTGAAGGTCTGTTTTGTTGCTGGTTGTGGGTGAGGTCTCATTTGAGGTGAGTGCAGGAGATGAAGTGGCTGCAGGATGAAGAACATGATGGAGGTTATCTTCATGTAGAAATACTTTACTACCAACAGTTTGAGATGATATGGTGCTTTTATACCAGTTCAGGATTTAATCTTTGATTGActtgtttgactttgtttgaaataataattctgaGTACTCCATACTGAGCTAGGAGTTTACCATAAGCACGATTTTAAGTCCTGTACATTACCAGACCTGGTGTCTGAATCTGTCTGTTTACTTGAATCTTTGATGAGTGTCGATGAGGGGAGTGCAGGTCTTTGGGTGAATGCTTGAG includes:
- the LOC137131140 gene encoding uncharacterized protein isoform X1, with translation MYYYILQYLLDMAGLCNVKTLLLLAWIICQSNTTAWEYYWITATSSPALTSNETSPTTTTETDPETNSTKISHSPADTQLNTSGYKTMKATSSPALTSNETSPTTSNKTDLQTSTTKISPSPATIQLNTSGNITTKDSPTSLQLTTTSSTSPLVTNKSVTTFLPRTTAVTSAVSSDTQTTTQKPEPPSSTLTTDSTKQTKHSDAMSATLSPAPTSNETSPTSTTKTDLKTNTTKISHSPATTQLNTTVTFTTKDSPTSLPLTTTSSTSPLVTNKSVTTLLPSTTATTSPVSSDTQTTTLTPEPPSSTLTTNSAKQTKHSDAMSATSSFTHLKRHLTHNQHQNTKHHSKPNLTSTHTPQHHSNYYYEVTSITPPHSTQCSYTVTPIKFGFWINITGSTNGTYIINITEEGQREIRSSVVYIAYQASHELKHLKPCTEYEHNVAFIESNGRETPCQKTENKTRTNAMSTGDIQVNNCRPGYVCYQSDRDISFSLSSSYHVSSERCTSDDKTLCIKLGNNDYCSDLTTTFTSGSCSLSLTTSITVDYINPSDIFQPVPTKLPAQIVPEFPINCRSLSIDYTCLDELNKPKKLTDLEPFTDYICTGQIKNNNVNTNKATTVRFRVDCDLTINTKNRKTNTSIELSWDTTSQNCPDVHELKKIHYTCSCSNSNQKVTINSLWLFIVTADKHPSGGTCHFTGLQPFTNYNCKFRPTYNNKGVSETKEVTVKTEAGIPDVITKLTVKVPENNMITVDCEPHSSLSFKGPQKRYIARLQYDSETPVVKNETNCHFEFKHLSYSTTYKLKVTVFNGYFESRPTTEEVSTLCDATSIIRYLVSFIFMATSVAVMVYISKFYGKNQQSKDDVNEDVMLETLTIYENPQASENENSP
- the LOC137131140 gene encoding uncharacterized protein isoform X2, with the translated sequence MYYYILQYLLDMAGLCNVKTLLLLAWIICQSNTTAWEYYWITATSSPALTSNETSPTTTTETDPETNSTKISHSPADTQLNTSGYKTMKATSSPALTSNETSPTTSNKTDLQTSTTKISPSPATIQLNTSGNITTKDSPTSLQLTTTSSTSPLVTNKSVTTFLPRTTAVTSAVSSDTQTTTQKPEPPSSTLTTDSTKQTKHSDAMSATLSPAPTSNETSPTSTTKTDLKTNTTKISHSPATTQLNTTVTFTTKDSPTSLPLTTTSSTSPLVTNKSVTTLLPSTTATTSPVSSDTQTTTLTPEPPSSTLTTNSAKQTKHSDAMSATSSFTHLKRHLTHNQHQNTKHHSKPNLTSTHTPQHHSNYYYEVTSITPPHSTQCSYTVTPIKFGFWINITGSTNGTYIINITEEGQREIRSSVVYIAYQASHELKHLKPCTEYEHNVAFIESNGRETPCQKTENKTRTNAMSTGDIQVNNCRPGYVCYQSDRDISFSLSSSYHVSSERCTSDDKTLCIKLGNNDYCSDLTTTFTSGSCSLSLTTSITVDYINPSDIFQPVPTKLPAQIVPEFPINCRSLSIDYTCLDELNKPKKLTDLEPFTDYICTGQIKNNNVNTNKATTVRFRVDCDLTINTKNRKTNTSIELSWDTTSQNCPDVHELKKIHYTCSCSNSNQKVTITADKHPSGGTCHFTGLQPFTNYNCKFRPTYNNKGVSETKEVTVKTEAGIPDVITKLTVKVPENNMITVDCEPHSSLSFKGPQKRYIARLQYDSETPVVKNETNCHFEFKHLSYSTTYKLKVTVFNGYFESRPTTEEVSTLCDATSIIRYLVSFIFMATSVAVMVYISKFYGKNQQSKDDVNEDVMLETLTIYENPQASENENSP